A stretch of the Massilia varians genome encodes the following:
- a CDS encoding YbdK family carboxylate-amine ligase: MSAPLNNDEAARLAQAQAQAVSGKGPAFLPDFSSSTVGTMGIELELMVLDRLTYDLFPAAPDILRILDQHDKPWVHTPEITTSMLEVATSILESYGEASEQLEHIRSTVQRAAFEVGASVSGGGAHPFQRWNEQRIFPKERYFESERKYGYLAKLFTVFGMHVHIGAGTADEAVRLCAWLTQRAPLFIALSANSVCWQGEVSGFCSSRSNVVGAFPMSGIQPHEFRSWQDFRDYFDRLAGFGIVNSIKDFYWDVRPKPEYGTIELRVLDTPLRPEYAAALACYARELCLEFADQPGRWPSNGSRELYTWNRFNAARDGVDASWIDPETAVSLPVAQVIRADLERLGRRSTDPDFAKARSVIETLMKDGGQAGLLRRHLAGGGGMNDLARVASEIFEARQPAGG; encoded by the coding sequence ATGAGCGCACCACTGAACAATGACGAAGCGGCGCGCCTGGCGCAGGCCCAGGCCCAGGCGGTGTCGGGCAAGGGGCCGGCCTTCCTGCCGGACTTCAGCTCCTCGACCGTGGGCACCATGGGCATCGAGCTCGAGCTGATGGTGCTCGACCGCCTGACCTACGATCTGTTCCCGGCCGCGCCCGACATCCTGCGCATCCTCGACCAGCACGACAAGCCCTGGGTGCACACGCCCGAGATCACGACCTCGATGCTGGAGGTGGCGACCTCGATCCTGGAATCCTACGGCGAAGCCAGCGAGCAGCTCGAGCACATCCGCAGCACGGTCCAGCGCGCCGCGTTTGAAGTCGGCGCCTCGGTCTCGGGCGGCGGCGCCCATCCGTTCCAGCGCTGGAACGAGCAGCGCATCTTCCCGAAGGAACGTTATTTCGAATCCGAGCGCAAGTACGGCTACCTGGCCAAGCTGTTCACCGTGTTCGGCATGCACGTGCACATCGGGGCCGGCACGGCCGACGAGGCGGTGCGGCTATGCGCCTGGCTGACCCAGCGCGCGCCGCTGTTCATCGCGCTGTCGGCCAACTCTGTGTGCTGGCAGGGCGAGGTGTCGGGCTTTTGCAGCTCGCGCAGCAACGTGGTCGGCGCCTTCCCGATGAGCGGGATCCAGCCGCACGAATTCCGCAGCTGGCAGGATTTCCGCGACTATTTCGACCGCCTGGCCGGTTTCGGCATCGTCAACAGCATCAAGGATTTCTACTGGGACGTGCGGCCCAAGCCGGAGTACGGCACCATCGAACTGCGCGTGCTCGACACCCCGCTGCGGCCCGAATACGCGGCCGCGCTGGCCTGTTATGCGCGCGAACTCTGCCTCGAATTCGCCGATCAGCCGGGGCGCTGGCCCTCCAACGGCAGCCGCGAGCTGTACACCTGGAACCGCTTCAACGCCGCCCGCGACGGCGTCGACGCCAGCTGGATCGACCCGGAAACCGCCGTCTCGCTGCCGGTCGCGCAGGTCATCCGCGCCGACCTGGAACGACTGGGCCGGCGTTCGACCGATCCCGATTTCGCCAAGGCGCGGTCGGTGATCGAGACCTTGATGAAGGATGGCGGGCAGGCCGGCCTGCTGCGCCGGCACCTGGCCGGCGGCGGCGGGATGAACGACCTGGCGCGCGTGGCCAGCGAGATCTTCGAGGCGCGCCAGCCGGCCGGCGGCTAA
- a CDS encoding cation:proton antiporter domain-containing protein gives MNEDFSTPLWLLSPLAVLGFGLMLALVLGMLLQRFKVPKLYGAVLAGLLLGATGGNLIDRPLLAQFQELLNAASALVLFEVGRKMDLAWLLRSGRQGGSLLLATLARCVAVAVTLRLLGLPWGASIFIASILIAVNPVIVNSMAADENASGTSTFATANMVGLSSLVALLMLALTMAWTRSQGVDAATGFGEELMRQGGKLVLGAAIALLSYGLYAAATRLCKVPATMRPGMLLAALLIDLGLCSVSAASSLLSLLLMGLLLRNVERRDNVFQAQLKTAQDIGYVLLFLMSAALVDLQGLAQGWTLLGALAVFAVRILATRAALVPATAWDRTKKHAMALQMCSLVSYGGLVVDTTLNAYTGLDPASSEMMGALLALNVLLAPGLTWLGLRMAGETYRQEARPGAPHEERSVGYKEEMKA, from the coding sequence ATGAATGAAGACTTTTCGACGCCGCTGTGGCTGTTGTCGCCGCTGGCAGTGCTGGGCTTCGGCCTGATGCTGGCCCTCGTGCTGGGCATGCTGCTGCAGCGCTTCAAGGTGCCCAAGCTGTACGGCGCCGTGCTCGCCGGGCTGCTGCTGGGCGCGACCGGCGGCAACCTGATCGACCGCCCGCTGCTGGCCCAGTTCCAGGAATTGCTCAACGCCGCCTCGGCCCTGGTGCTGTTCGAGGTCGGACGCAAGATGGACCTGGCCTGGCTTCTCAGAAGCGGCCGCCAGGGCGGCAGCCTGCTGCTGGCCACGCTGGCGCGCTGCGTGGCGGTGGCCGTCACCCTGCGCCTGCTCGGGCTGCCCTGGGGCGCCTCGATCTTCATCGCCTCGATCCTGATCGCGGTGAACCCGGTCATCGTCAATTCGATGGCGGCCGACGAGAACGCCAGCGGCACCAGCACCTTCGCCACCGCCAACATGGTCGGCCTGAGCAGCCTGGTCGCGCTCTTGATGCTGGCGCTGACGATGGCGTGGACGCGCAGCCAGGGCGTGGACGCCGCCACCGGCTTCGGCGAGGAACTGATGCGCCAGGGCGGCAAGCTGGTGCTCGGCGCGGCGATCGCCTTGCTGTCCTACGGGCTGTATGCGGCCGCCACGCGGCTGTGCAAGGTGCCGGCCACCATGCGTCCCGGCATGCTGCTGGCGGCGCTGCTGATCGACCTGGGCCTGTGCTCGGTGTCGGCGGCCAGTTCGCTGCTGTCCCTGCTCTTGATGGGACTGCTGCTGCGCAACGTGGAGCGGCGCGACAACGTGTTCCAGGCCCAGCTCAAGACCGCCCAGGACATCGGCTACGTGCTGCTGTTCCTGATGTCGGCGGCGCTGGTCGACCTGCAGGGACTGGCCCAGGGCTGGACGCTGCTGGGCGCGCTGGCGGTGTTCGCGGTGCGCATCCTGGCTACCCGGGCCGCCCTGGTCCCGGCCACGGCCTGGGACCGCACCAAGAAACATGCGATGGCCCTGCAGATGTGCTCGCTGGTCAGCTATGGCGGCCTGGTGGTCGACACCACGCTCAACGCCTATACCGGGCTGGATCCGGCTTCCAGCGAGATGATGGGCGCGCTGCTGGCCCTGAACGTGCTGCTGGCGCCGGGCCTGACCTGGCTGGGCCTGCGCATGGCGGGCGAGACCTACCGCCAGGAAGCGCGCCCGGGCGCGCCGCACGAGGAACGCAGCGTCGGCTACAAGGAGGAGATGAAGGCATGA
- a CDS encoding acetyltransferase produces the protein MQTIRLSTASDTAALAGIWRASVRATHDFLRDADFREIEALVAEHYLPATRVWVATDAAGRPCGFLGLTGAHVDALFVDPASRGQGTGRRLLAHAESIAGRLTVDVNEQNLQALGFYRHLGFTATGRSPTDDAGRPYPLLHLRQE, from the coding sequence ATGCAAACGATCCGCCTCTCGACCGCTTCCGACACCGCTGCGCTGGCCGGCATCTGGCGCGCCAGCGTGCGCGCCACCCATGACTTCCTGCGCGATGCCGACTTCCGCGAGATCGAGGCCCTGGTCGCCGAGCACTACCTGCCCGCAACCCGGGTCTGGGTGGCAACCGATGCCGCCGGCCGGCCGTGCGGCTTCCTGGGTTTGACCGGCGCCCATGTCGACGCCTTGTTCGTGGACCCGGCCAGCCGGGGCCAGGGAACGGGAAGACGGCTGTTGGCCCATGCGGAAAGCATCGCCGGACGGCTCACGGTCGACGTCAACGAGCAGAATCTGCAGGCGCTCGGCTTCTACCGTCACCTGGGATTCACGGCGACCGGACGTTCGCCGACGGACGACGCCGGGCGCCCCTATCCGCTGCTGCACCTGCGTCAGGAATGA
- a CDS encoding ZIP family metal transporter codes for MALPIWLQAGLWGLLAGGALLVGAALGYRLTVPQRLIAAVMAFGSGVLISALSFELMEHAFHTGGFASTALGFLGGAAVYTLANWWLSKRGARHRKRSGCQPPASENGGTGTAIAVGALLDGIPESIVIGLSMLGGRGVSIVAVAAIFLSNIPEGLSSAAGMKRAGRSARYIFGIWGGIAVVSGIAALLGYAVFRHFPPQVVAATTAVAAGAILAMLVDTMIPEAFEETHDFAGLITVAGFLAAYSLSKLGG; via the coding sequence ATGGCATTGCCGATCTGGCTGCAGGCGGGATTGTGGGGATTGCTGGCAGGCGGCGCACTGCTGGTCGGCGCCGCGCTCGGTTACCGGCTCACGGTGCCGCAGCGCCTGATCGCCGCCGTGATGGCCTTCGGCAGCGGCGTCCTGATCTCGGCCCTCTCCTTCGAGCTGATGGAGCATGCCTTCCATACCGGCGGTTTCGCCTCCACGGCGCTGGGCTTCCTGGGCGGGGCGGCGGTCTACACACTGGCCAACTGGTGGCTCTCCAAGCGCGGCGCGCGCCATCGCAAGCGCTCAGGCTGCCAGCCGCCGGCCAGCGAAAACGGCGGCACCGGCACCGCGATCGCGGTCGGCGCCCTGCTCGACGGGATTCCGGAATCGATCGTCATCGGCCTGTCGATGCTGGGCGGGCGCGGCGTGAGCATCGTCGCGGTGGCGGCGATCTTCTTGTCGAACATTCCGGAAGGCCTGTCGAGCGCCGCTGGCATGAAGCGCGCCGGGCGCTCCGCGCGCTACATCTTCGGGATCTGGGGCGGGATCGCGGTGGTCTCCGGCATCGCCGCCCTGCTCGGCTACGCGGTGTTCCGCCATTTTCCGCCGCAGGTGGTGGCGGCGACCACCGCGGTGGCGGCCGGCGCCATCCTGGCCATGCTGGTCGACACCATGATTCCCGAAGCCTTCGAGGAGACCCACGATTTCGCCGGACTGATCACGGTGGCGGGCTTCCTGGCCGCGTATTCCCTGAGCAAGCTGGGCGGCTAG
- a CDS encoding MOSC domain-containing protein — MSRRLGTVLAIAARAPNAAAPTARERVHALAGCGLAGDIHADPRSPRQLLLAGAPAYRALGLPPQALRENLLLDLDTAAFVSGTVLRIGAQVRLRLSFQCEACGSLDRHAPGLAHAIGARRGILARVLTGGEIRVGDPVAVLEERLPALPEDWRERVARVVEAVPPEHVIGYADLAHVAGVQSSYCRAFPRLLARLGPAYAARAVSARAGTALARWDGAGFHARAER; from the coding sequence ATGAGCCGTCGGCTCGGCACGGTGCTCGCGATCGCCGCGCGCGCTCCGAACGCGGCCGCGCCGACAGCACGCGAGCGCGTCCACGCGCTGGCCGGCTGCGGCCTGGCCGGCGACATCCACGCCGACCCGCGGTCGCCCAGGCAGCTGCTGCTCGCCGGCGCGCCCGCCTACCGCGCGCTCGGGCTGCCGCCACAGGCCTTGCGCGAGAACCTGCTGCTCGACCTCGACACCGCCGCTTTTGTCTCCGGCACTGTACTGCGCATCGGCGCGCAAGTACGGCTGCGCCTGAGCTTCCAGTGCGAAGCCTGCGGCAGCCTGGACCGGCACGCGCCCGGCCTGGCGCACGCCATCGGCGCCAGGCGCGGCATCCTGGCCCGGGTGCTGACCGGCGGCGAGATCCGCGTCGGTGATCCGGTTGCTGTGCTGGAAGAGCGTCTGCCCGCGCTGCCGGAAGACTGGCGCGAGCGCGTGGCCCGGGTGGTCGAGGCGGTGCCGCCTGAACACGTGATCGGCTACGCCGACCTGGCCCATGTGGCGGGGGTGCAGTCGAGCTATTGCCGGGCCTTTCCGCGCCTGCTCGCCCGGCTCGGGCCCGCGTATGCGGCGCGTGCGGTATCGGCCCGCGCCGGCACCGCCCTGGCGCGCTGGGACGGCGCCGGCTTTCATGCGCGGGCCGAGCGCTAG
- a CDS encoding c-type cytochrome translates to MKLRLLPACLALLLAAPALQAADPLAAGKAAFQRCANCHQVGPGARSNFGPQLNGILGRRAGSAPDFDYSPALRKAGFVWNDKNLAAFLRDPDAVVPGNKMRFWGLRSERQIAELLAYLRAHPAPPAGAR, encoded by the coding sequence ATGAAACTGCGTCTACTGCCGGCCTGCCTGGCCTTGTTGCTTGCCGCGCCGGCCCTGCAGGCCGCCGATCCTCTCGCCGCCGGCAAGGCCGCCTTCCAGCGCTGCGCCAACTGCCACCAGGTCGGGCCCGGCGCGCGCAGCAATTTCGGTCCGCAGCTCAACGGCATCCTCGGCCGCCGCGCCGGTTCCGCGCCCGATTTCGACTATTCGCCGGCGCTCCGGAAGGCCGGTTTCGTGTGGAACGACAAGAACCTGGCCGCCTTCCTGCGCGACCCCGATGCCGTCGTCCCCGGCAACAAGATGCGCTTCTGGGGCTTGCGCAGCGAGCGCCAGATCGCCGAACTGCTGGCTTACCTGCGCGCGCATCCGGCGCCGCCCGCCGGCGCCAGGTGA
- a CDS encoding response regulator transcription factor, with protein MTDNTERLLLIIEDDEAFARTLSRSFERRGYRVLVAPGHEEAAALLAAHTPGYAVVDLKLKGNSSGLACVQLLHEHDPDMLIVVLTGFASIATAVEAIKLGAVQYLAKPSNTDDIEAAFGHVAGNTDVEVTNRSTSIKTLEWERIHAVLAETDFNISEAARRLGLHRRTLARKLEKQRVK; from the coding sequence TTGACAGACAATACTGAGCGCCTGCTGCTCATCATCGAAGACGACGAGGCGTTCGCGCGCACCCTGAGCCGCTCCTTCGAGCGGCGCGGCTACCGGGTGCTGGTCGCACCGGGCCACGAGGAAGCAGCCGCGCTGCTGGCCGCGCACACGCCGGGCTACGCGGTGGTCGACCTGAAGCTCAAGGGCAACAGTTCGGGCCTGGCCTGCGTGCAGCTGCTGCACGAGCACGACCCGGACATGCTGATCGTGGTGCTGACCGGCTTCGCCAGCATCGCCACCGCGGTGGAAGCGATCAAGCTGGGCGCGGTGCAGTACCTGGCCAAGCCGTCCAACACCGACGACATCGAGGCCGCCTTCGGTCACGTGGCCGGCAACACCGACGTCGAGGTCACCAACCGTTCCACCTCCATCAAGACCCTGGAATGGGAGCGGATCCATGCGGTGCTGGCCGAGACTGACTTCAATATCTCGGAAGCGGCGCGCCGCCTCGGGCTGCACCGGCGCACGCTGGCGCGCAAGCTCGAGAAACAGCGGGTCAAGTAG
- a CDS encoding ATP-binding protein produces MIQNPLDFFAKAARSSPQAAAANVEFAAGHKNMLQLIELRWIAVIGQVTTIASAILIFGIELPLLPMLQVLACLIAFNVASHLRWHERRPVSNSEMFMALLVDVASLTVLLYLSGGITNPFAFLYLLQVILSAVLLEAMWTWTIVLITIACMAGLAMYAQPLALPFDHARGISSLYIQGLLVCFALNAALLVMFISRISDTLRDKAAQLAALRQQAVEEEHIVRMGLLASGAAHELGTPLATVSVILGDWKRMPQFRNDPGLLEEITEMQTQLQRCKTIVSGILLSAGEARGESAVRTTVRSFLDGVVDSWRASRQVAGFQYNNRIREDRPVASDSALKQTIDNLLDNALEASPDWVGLDAWIEEGVLHVMVTDRGPGFAPGMLGQIGKPYQSTKAKPGRGLGLFLAVNVVRKLGGSVVAANRAEGGAQVSLRLPLASIELEEEGIDRQY; encoded by the coding sequence ATGATCCAGAACCCCCTCGATTTCTTCGCCAAGGCGGCGCGCAGCTCGCCCCAGGCGGCGGCCGCGAACGTCGAGTTCGCCGCGGGCCACAAGAACATGCTGCAGCTGATCGAGCTGCGCTGGATCGCCGTGATCGGGCAGGTCACGACCATCGCCTCGGCCATCCTGATCTTCGGCATCGAACTGCCGCTGCTGCCCATGCTGCAGGTGCTGGCCTGCCTGATCGCCTTCAACGTGGCCAGCCACCTGCGCTGGCACGAGCGCCGGCCGGTCTCGAACAGCGAGATGTTCATGGCCCTGCTGGTCGACGTGGCCAGCCTGACCGTGCTGCTCTACCTGTCGGGCGGCATCACCAATCCCTTCGCCTTCCTCTACCTGCTGCAGGTGATCCTGTCGGCGGTCCTGCTCGAAGCGATGTGGACCTGGACCATCGTCCTGATCACCATCGCCTGCATGGCCGGCCTGGCCATGTACGCCCAGCCGCTCGCGCTGCCGTTCGACCATGCGCGCGGGATCTCCAGCCTCTACATCCAGGGCCTCCTGGTCTGCTTCGCGCTCAACGCGGCCCTGCTCGTGATGTTCATCTCGCGCATTTCCGACACCCTGCGCGACAAGGCCGCCCAGCTCGCGGCGCTGCGCCAGCAGGCGGTCGAGGAGGAGCACATCGTACGCATGGGCCTGCTGGCCTCGGGCGCCGCCCACGAGCTGGGCACGCCGCTGGCGACCGTTTCGGTGATCCTGGGCGACTGGAAGCGCATGCCGCAGTTCCGCAACGACCCCGGGCTGCTGGAAGAAATCACCGAAATGCAGACCCAGCTCCAGCGCTGCAAGACCATCGTCAGCGGCATCCTGCTGTCGGCCGGCGAGGCGCGCGGCGAATCGGCGGTGCGCACCACCGTGCGCAGCTTCCTGGACGGCGTGGTGGACAGCTGGCGCGCCAGCCGGCAGGTGGCGGGCTTCCAGTACAATAACCGTATCCGCGAGGACCGGCCGGTGGCGTCCGATTCGGCGCTCAAGCAGACCATCGACAACCTGCTCGACAACGCGCTCGAGGCCTCGCCCGACTGGGTCGGCCTGGACGCCTGGATCGAGGAGGGCGTGCTGCACGTGATGGTCACCGACCGCGGGCCGGGCTTCGCGCCCGGCATGCTCGGCCAGATCGGCAAGCCCTACCAGTCCACCAAGGCCAAGCCGGGTCGCGGCCTGGGCCTGTTCCTGGCCGTGAACGTGGTGCGCAAGCTGGGCGGTTCGGTGGTTGCCGCCAACCGGGCGGAGGGCGGGGCGCAGGTGAGCCTGCGGCTGCCGCTGGCAAGCATCGAACTGGAAGAGGAAGGCATTGACAGACAATACTGA
- a CDS encoding SURF1 family protein, whose amino-acid sequence MQHPRDQQAGPAAHPPRSAFARRMLAAAGLLLFALFFALGTWQVVRLQWKLDLIERVESRVHAAPVAAPGPERWSQVSRDTDEYRRVRVAGHYLYEFTAPVQALSELGAGFWLLTPLCTAEGHIVFINRGFIPAAENKPGTYAARRAAADPCAHGGERVEVSGLLRISEPGGGFLRENDPANNRWFSRDVQALAAARGLTNVAPYFIDAGKNQDPAGAPERAVGGLTVISFTNNHLVYALTWYALALMVGAAWWWIGGHGAVVDDD is encoded by the coding sequence ATGCAGCACCCGCGCGACCAGCAGGCAGGTCCTGCCGCCCATCCTCCACGCAGCGCTTTCGCGCGGCGGATGCTGGCGGCAGCAGGCCTGCTGCTGTTCGCGCTTTTTTTCGCCCTCGGCACCTGGCAGGTCGTTCGCCTGCAATGGAAGCTGGACCTGATCGAGCGCGTCGAATCGCGCGTGCATGCGGCGCCCGTCGCGGCGCCCGGTCCCGAGCGCTGGTCCCAGGTGTCCAGGGACACCGACGAATACCGGCGCGTACGCGTGGCCGGACACTACCTCTACGAATTCACCGCTCCCGTCCAGGCCCTGTCCGAGCTGGGCGCGGGCTTCTGGCTGCTCACGCCGCTCTGTACGGCCGAGGGCCACATCGTCTTCATCAACCGCGGCTTCATTCCCGCCGCGGAAAACAAACCCGGGACCTATGCCGCCCGCCGCGCCGCCGCTGATCCGTGCGCGCACGGTGGCGAGCGGGTCGAGGTCAGCGGTCTGCTGCGCATCAGCGAACCGGGCGGCGGCTTCCTGCGCGAGAACGACCCGGCGAACAACCGCTGGTTCTCGCGCGACGTGCAGGCCCTGGCCGCCGCACGCGGACTCACGAACGTCGCGCCGTACTTCATCGATGCCGGCAAGAACCAGGATCCGGCGGGCGCACCCGAGCGCGCCGTCGGCGGCCTGACCGTCATCTCTTTCACCAACAATCACCTCGTCTATGCCCTGACCTGGTATGCGCTGGCCCTGATGGTCGGCGCTGCCTGGTGGTGGATCGGCGGTCACGGCGCCGTAGTGGATGACGACTAG
- the cyoD gene encoding cytochrome o ubiquinol oxidase subunit IV: MSDHIHHHEHDHDGHTSFVTHYSMKDYAIGFLLSLVLTAIPFWLVMGNVLPSETTKYVIMGFAAVQFVVQMIYFLHMNSKSEGGWNMMALILTVVLLVIVLAGSIWVMSHMNANMMPAMGGASDTTHGMHDMQ, encoded by the coding sequence ATGAGCGATCACATCCACCACCACGAGCATGACCACGACGGCCATACCAGCTTCGTGACCCACTACTCGATGAAGGATTACGCGATCGGCTTCCTGCTGTCGCTGGTCCTGACCGCGATCCCGTTCTGGCTCGTCATGGGCAACGTGCTGCCGTCCGAAACGACGAAGTACGTGATCATGGGCTTCGCCGCCGTCCAGTTCGTCGTGCAGATGATCTACTTCCTGCACATGAACTCGAAGTCGGAAGGCGGCTGGAACATGATGGCGCTGATCCTGACCGTGGTCCTCCTGGTGATTGTGCTGGCCGGTTCGATCTGGGTCATGTCGCACATGAACGCCAACATGATGCCGGCCATGGGAGGTGCAAGCGACACCACCCACGGCATGCACGACATGCAGTAA
- the cyoC gene encoding cytochrome o ubiquinol oxidase subunit III — protein MNGGLTADEVTARYMVREHHPEQGTLLGFWIYLMSDCLIFASLFATYAVLGRNYAGGPTGAELFDLTLIAINTGFLLLSSITFGIAMISAQAKKLGATLLWMGVTGLLGAAFLSLELYEFYHLIHQGAGPQRSGFLTAFFALVGTHGLHVLFGAIWLITLMVQLAKHGINTENFRRLQCLSLFWHFLDVVWIGVFTFVYLMGVLP, from the coding sequence ATGAACGGCGGCCTGACCGCCGACGAGGTGACCGCGCGCTACATGGTGCGCGAGCACCATCCGGAGCAGGGCACGCTGCTGGGCTTCTGGATCTACCTGATGAGCGACTGCCTCATCTTCGCGTCCCTGTTCGCCACCTACGCGGTGCTGGGCCGTAACTACGCCGGAGGTCCGACCGGCGCCGAGCTGTTCGACCTGACGCTGATCGCCATTAACACCGGCTTCCTGCTGCTGTCGTCGATTACCTTCGGCATCGCCATGATCTCGGCGCAAGCCAAGAAGCTGGGCGCAACCCTGCTGTGGATGGGCGTGACCGGCCTGCTGGGCGCGGCCTTCCTGTCGCTCGAGCTCTATGAGTTCTATCACCTGATCCACCAGGGTGCGGGTCCGCAGCGCAGCGGCTTCCTGACCGCGTTCTTCGCGCTGGTCGGCACCCACGGCCTGCACGTGCTGTTCGGCGCGATCTGGCTGATCACGCTGATGGTCCAGCTGGCCAAGCACGGCATCAACACCGAGAACTTCCGCCGCCTGCAGTGCCTGTCGCTGTTCTGGCACTTCCTGGACGTCGTCTGGATCGGCGTGTTCACCTTTGTCTACCTGATGGGAGTGCTGCCATGA
- the cyoB gene encoding cytochrome o ubiquinol oxidase subunit I, with translation MQDSLDLTKLLFGRLSWDAIPFHEPILIATFAGVIVGGLALVALITYFRQWGNLWHNWFTSIDHKKIGIMYMILGIIMFLRGFADALMMRAQQAFAFGANKGFLPPDHYDQIFTAHGVIMIFFVAMPFVTGLMNYVVPLQIGARDVAFPFLNNFSFWMTTMGAVLVMASLFVGEFARTGWLAYPPLSGILASPGVGVDYYIWSLQIAGVGTLLSGVNLIVTIVKMRAPGMGLMKMPVFVWTSLCTNILIVITFPILTAVLAMLGMDRLFDTAFFTNDRGGNAMMYVNLIWIWGHPEVYILILPAFGIFSEVVSTFCGKRLFGYTSMVYATCVIMVLSYLVWLHHFFTMGSGASVNSFFGITTMIISIPTGAKIFNWLFTMYRGRIRFELPMMWTVSFMLTFVIGGMTGVMLAIPAADFVLHNSLFLIAHFHNVIIGGVVFGLFAGFNYWAPKMFGVKLNQFWGHVSFWLWSIGFWVAFTPPYILGFMGVTRRMSHFEDPSIQWLFQISLVGTLMIAGGIGALLLQCFFTWKDRAKLRDVTGDPWDGRTLEWATSSPPPDYNFAFTPVVHDNDTFADMKKNGYQRPLKDFVPIHMPKNTWAGFVISALACAVGFAIIWHMWLLVGLSFVAMMAAIIVHTFNYKRDFYIPAEEVARTEEAHTRLMKSYV, from the coding sequence ATGCAAGACTCTCTCGACCTGACGAAGCTACTCTTCGGTCGGCTCAGCTGGGACGCGATTCCGTTCCACGAACCGATCCTGATCGCGACCTTCGCCGGCGTGATCGTCGGTGGCCTGGCCCTGGTGGCCCTGATCACCTACTTCCGCCAGTGGGGCAACTTGTGGCACAACTGGTTCACCAGTATCGACCACAAGAAAATCGGTATCATGTACATGATCCTCGGCATCATCATGTTCCTGCGCGGCTTCGCCGACGCCTTGATGATGCGCGCCCAGCAGGCTTTCGCCTTCGGCGCCAACAAGGGCTTCCTGCCGCCGGACCACTACGACCAGATCTTCACCGCCCACGGCGTGATCATGATCTTCTTCGTGGCGATGCCGTTCGTGACGGGCCTGATGAACTACGTCGTGCCGCTGCAGATCGGCGCCCGCGACGTCGCTTTCCCGTTCCTGAACAACTTCTCGTTCTGGATGACCACCATGGGCGCCGTGCTGGTCATGGCCTCGCTGTTCGTGGGTGAATTCGCACGCACCGGCTGGCTGGCCTATCCGCCGCTGTCGGGCATCCTGGCAAGTCCGGGGGTCGGCGTCGACTACTACATCTGGTCATTGCAGATCGCGGGGGTAGGTACCTTGCTATCGGGCGTCAACCTGATCGTCACCATCGTCAAGATGCGTGCGCCGGGCATGGGCCTGATGAAGATGCCGGTGTTCGTCTGGACCTCGCTGTGCACCAACATCCTGATCGTGATCACCTTCCCGATCCTGACCGCCGTGCTGGCCATGCTGGGCATGGACCGCCTGTTCGACACCGCGTTCTTCACGAACGACCGTGGCGGCAACGCGATGATGTACGTGAACCTGATCTGGATCTGGGGCCACCCCGAGGTCTACATCCTGATCCTGCCGGCCTTCGGCATCTTCTCGGAAGTCGTCTCGACCTTCTGCGGCAAGCGCCTGTTCGGCTATACCTCGATGGTCTATGCGACCTGCGTCATCATGGTGCTGTCGTACCTGGTGTGGCTGCACCACTTCTTCACCATGGGCAGCGGCGCGAGCGTGAACTCGTTCTTCGGCATCACCACGATGATCATCTCGATCCCGACCGGCGCCAAGATCTTCAACTGGCTGTTCACGATGTACCGCGGCCGTATCCGCTTCGAACTGCCGATGATGTGGACCGTGTCGTTCATGCTGACCTTCGTCATCGGCGGCATGACCGGCGTGATGCTGGCCATTCCGGCGGCCGACTTCGTGCTGCACAACTCGCTGTTCCTGATCGCGCACTTCCATAACGTGATCATCGGCGGCGTCGTGTTCGGCCTGTTCGCCGGCTTCAACTACTGGGCACCGAAGATGTTCGGCGTCAAGCTCAACCAGTTCTGGGGCCACGTGTCCTTCTGGCTGTGGTCGATCGGCTTCTGGGTCGCGTTCACCCCGCCGTACATCCTGGGCTTCATGGGCGTCACCCGCCGCATGAGCCACTTCGAAGATCCGTCGATCCAGTGGCTGTTCCAGATTTCGCTGGTCGGCACCCTGATGATCGCCGGCGGTATCGGCGCCCTGCTGCTGCAGTGCTTCTTCACCTGGAAAGACCGCGCCAAGCTGCGTGACGTCACCGGCGACCCGTGGGATGGCCGTACGCTGGAGTGGGCGACCTCGTCGCCACCGCCGGACTACAACTTCGCGTTCACCCCGGTCGTGCACGACAACGACACCTTCGCCGACATGAAGAAGAACGGCTACCAGCGTCCGCTGAAGGACTTCGTGCCGATTCACATGCCTAAAAACACCTGGGCCGGCTTCGTCATCTCGGCACTGGCATGCGCGGTGGGCTTCGCGATCATCTGGCACATGTGGCTGCTGGTCGGCCTGTCCTTCGTCGCCATGATGGCCGCGATCATCGTCCACACCTTCAACTACAAGCGCGATTTCTACATCCCGGCGGAAGAAGTGGCCCGCACCGAGGAAGCGCATACCCGTCTGATGAAGAGCTACGTCTGA